The proteins below are encoded in one region of Rhizobium sp. 9140:
- a CDS encoding GatB/YqeY domain-containing protein: MLRDTINDALKTAMKAKDARRVSTLRLVQAALKDRDIANRGVGKPETTDDELLQILAKMVKQREESAKVYEDAGRPELATHEREEIAIIADFQPEQFSEARVKEVVAAAIADAEATGPKDMGKVMAILKERHAGQMDFAKASGVLKGLLSGA; encoded by the coding sequence ATGCTGCGCGACACGATCAACGATGCCCTGAAGACGGCCATGAAAGCCAAGGATGCCCGCCGGGTTTCCACGCTGCGACTGGTGCAGGCCGCGCTGAAGGACCGCGATATCGCCAATCGCGGCGTCGGCAAGCCGGAAACGACCGATGACGAACTGCTGCAGATCCTTGCGAAAATGGTCAAGCAGCGCGAAGAATCGGCGAAGGTCTACGAGGATGCGGGCCGGCCGGAACTGGCGACCCATGAGCGCGAGGAAATCGCCATCATCGCCGACTTCCAGCCGGAGCAGTTCTCCGAAGCGCGGGTGAAGGAGGTCGTTGCGGCCGCGATTGCCGATGCTGAGGCAACGGGGCCGAAGGACATGGGCAAGGTCATGGCGATCCTGAAGGAGCGGCATGCCGGCCAGATGGATTTCGCCAAGGCATCCGGCGTGCTGAAGGGCCTTCTGTCGGGCGCCTGA
- the dnaG gene encoding DNA primase codes for MRFSPTFLEEIKDRVPISDVIGKRVTWDRKKTNASKGDYWACCPFHGEKSPSFHCEDRKGRYHCFGCGVSGDHFRFLNELDGMSFPEAVQQIADLAGVAMPQPDVEAEKRDRERSTLQDVMEMATQFFQDQLQTANGARARAYLRDRGLTGRTIETFRLGYAPESRNALKEHLANKGIPREQIEACGLVVHGPDIAVSYDRFRDRIMFPILSSREKVIAFGGRAMSPDAPAKYLNSNETELFHKGNVLYNFARARRTLGGADGNDTIIAVEGYMDVIALHQAGIENAVAPLGTALTENQLELLWKLTQEPILCFDGDGAGIRAANRAVDLALPHLKPGRSVRFALLPDGKDPDDLVREEGRAPFDRVLVAARSLSEMVWTREIQSGSFETPERRAELEAKLKQVVGVIGDESVRRHYGQAMRDRLNTYLRGPQRSGFQGGAFQGGNHGRGGGTSGFLSGGGQRSGGQGGGRSGGRVGFGKESAPMRSLSGVSDRLARSSIVSGVQSLPPLKESVLALTIVNHPDVLFAEYDEISVIDYESKELQRLWSQVLNAAAAKGPRLTREMLVENLEAAGFAGLLAMLDQQVRFARLWIATQAADPADALEGYRQALALHKRTKALLWQRRELERDLARATEDGDDDLASLVLRNLEEVQNEVERLENQEAIIEGFGVLSGRVKGPGAK; via the coding sequence ATGCGTTTTTCCCCGACCTTTCTCGAAGAGATCAAGGATCGCGTTCCGATTTCGGACGTGATCGGCAAGCGCGTGACCTGGGACCGGAAGAAGACCAACGCGTCCAAGGGCGACTATTGGGCCTGCTGTCCCTTTCACGGAGAGAAGTCGCCGAGCTTCCACTGCGAAGATCGGAAGGGGCGCTATCACTGCTTCGGCTGCGGTGTTTCCGGCGATCATTTCCGGTTTCTGAACGAACTCGACGGGATGAGCTTTCCCGAGGCCGTGCAGCAGATCGCCGATCTCGCCGGTGTTGCGATGCCGCAGCCGGATGTGGAAGCGGAGAAGCGCGACAGGGAGCGTTCGACCCTGCAGGACGTCATGGAAATGGCGACGCAATTCTTTCAGGATCAACTTCAGACGGCGAACGGCGCGCGTGCGCGGGCCTATCTGCGTGACCGGGGCCTGACGGGGCGGACGATCGAGACGTTCCGGCTCGGTTACGCGCCGGAAAGCCGCAATGCCTTGAAGGAGCACCTTGCCAACAAGGGCATTCCGCGCGAGCAGATCGAGGCCTGCGGTCTCGTGGTGCACGGTCCCGACATCGCGGTATCCTATGACCGTTTTCGCGACCGGATCATGTTTCCGATCCTGTCGTCGCGTGAGAAGGTGATCGCATTCGGCGGGCGGGCCATGTCGCCCGATGCGCCGGCAAAATACCTGAATTCCAACGAGACCGAGCTCTTTCACAAGGGCAACGTGCTCTATAATTTTGCCCGCGCCCGCCGGACGCTGGGGGGCGCGGATGGCAACGACACGATCATCGCCGTCGAAGGCTATATGGACGTCATCGCTCTCCATCAGGCGGGAATCGAGAACGCGGTGGCGCCGCTTGGAACGGCGCTGACCGAGAACCAGCTGGAGCTTCTCTGGAAGCTGACGCAGGAGCCGATCCTCTGCTTCGATGGTGACGGCGCCGGTATCCGGGCTGCCAATCGCGCCGTCGATCTGGCACTGCCGCACCTGAAGCCCGGTCGCTCCGTGCGGTTCGCGCTGCTGCCGGACGGCAAGGACCCCGACGATCTCGTGCGGGAAGAGGGGCGTGCGCCGTTTGACCGCGTCCTGGTGGCGGCGCGATCCCTTTCCGAAATGGTCTGGACCCGGGAGATTCAGTCGGGAAGCTTCGAGACGCCGGAAAGGCGGGCGGAGCTCGAGGCGAAGCTGAAGCAGGTCGTCGGCGTGATCGGCGACGAGAGCGTTCGCCGGCACTACGGGCAGGCGATGCGCGACCGGCTCAATACCTATCTGCGTGGGCCGCAGCGCTCCGGCTTTCAAGGCGGCGCCTTTCAGGGCGGAAACCATGGGCGCGGCGGAGGGACGAGCGGCTTCCTGTCCGGTGGCGGACAAAGGAGCGGTGGGCAAGGCGGTGGCCGATCCGGCGGTCGCGTCGGTTTCGGCAAGGAATCGGCGCCGATGCGCAGTCTTTCGGGCGTATCCGACCGGCTGGCGCGGTCCTCGATCGTCTCCGGCGTGCAGTCGCTGCCCCCGCTGAAGGAAAGCGTGCTGGCCCTGACGATCGTCAATCATCCCGACGTGCTGTTTGCCGAGTATGACGAGATCTCGGTGATCGACTACGAGAGCAAGGAGCTTCAGCGCCTCTGGTCGCAGGTGCTGAACGCGGCGGCCGCCAAGGGGCCGCGGCTGACCCGGGAAATGCTGGTCGAAAACCTGGAGGCCGCCGGTTTTGCCGGGCTGCTTGCCATGCTCGACCAGCAGGTTCGCTTCGCCCGCCTCTGGATCGCCACGCAGGCGGCCGACCCTGCCGATGCGCTGGAGGGTTATCGACAGGCTCTGGCGCTGCACAAGCGTACGAAAGCGCTTCTCTGGCAGCGTCGCGAGCTGGAGCGCGATCTCGCACGGGCGACGGAAGATGGCGACGACGACCTGGCAAGCCTTGTTCTGCGCAATCTGGAAGAGGTGCAGAACGAAGTGGAGCGCCTGGAGAACCAGGAGGCGATTATTGAAGGATTCGGCGTGCTCTCCGGACGGGTCAAAGGGCCGGGTGCCAAATGA